GTGACGGGCCAGCCACCGGTCGAGGTGCAGCAGGTGCAGCGGGTTCCCCAGGTCGACGGGCTGCGGCTTGGGCGCCCGCAGATGGGCGGCGAACGCCTCCGCGGGCGTCCGGTCGGTCACCGGTTCCGCCGCGGGGTGCAGGAACAGCTGCTCGGGCAGGCCGAGCCGGGACCGCCAGCGCGCCACGGCCGCCAGCGGCACCGTCAGCTCCCGTGCCTCCTCTGCCAGTTCGGAGCGCAGCGCGGCGAGCACGGGCGGTGGGAGGTGCCAGCGGCGGCGGGTCAGCACGACCTGGCGGTGGCGCAGCCTCGGGGTGCGCAGGACGGTGCCGCCGGGCGCGGTCAGCGCGGTCCGGGGCAGCCAGGAGCGCAGGTCGACCGCGCCGTTGGGGTGGTCGTCGAGCAACGGCGCGAGCCGCTGCGGAAGCATGATCGGCGCGAGGAAACCCAGGTAGAGCACGTCCAGAGGCTCACCGGTGGACCGGATCCGCAGCCGGAGCTGGTCGGTGCGCCGGTCGTGGACGAGTTCGAGGTCGGCCTCGGCGAGTGCGGTGCGGTGGCGGTCGGGGCCGATCTCCTCGGCGAGCAGCAGCGGGTGCAGGTTGGCGTTGAACCCGCCGACCGGACGGATCTGCGCGGCCCGTGCCCCCGGCCCGAGACCGGCCCGCAGCTGCCGGGCCACCTCGGCCGCGGCGCCGGGCGGTGCGGCGTCGAGGAAGCGACTGGTGAACCGCCCCCACCCGCCGTAGATGTGGTTGACGCACAACAGCCCGTCGGCGGGGTCCCGTTGGACGAACCACGCGTAGCTGAGCGGCCGGGCGGCCGTCCACCCGGGCAGCCGCCCGGCCAGCGCGCGCACCGCCCCGGCGGGCAGCGCCAACTCCCCGTCCACCTCCGCCAGGGCGGTGAACTCGGCGCGGAGCGCCGCCAGTTCGGCGGGAACCCGCACCTCGGACCACGCCGCCGCGACGTCCGCCCCGAACTCCCAGGGCGCACCACACACCCCACCCACCCCGTACCGGGCCACGAACCGGTCCCGCGCCGCCCGCCGCATCAGGTGCCCATGGTCGAACAGCTCGGCCACCGCCCCCAGTTCAGCCAACACCTCCCGATCACCAACCCCCAGCACCCGGCCCACCTCCGCGCCACCCGCCGACACCGACCCCTGAACGCCCGCCCCGGGCCGCGCCGATGACGCGGCATCACCCAAAGCCACCGACCCACCCACTCCACCGAGCCCCGCCCGCGGCACAGCCCCGACTCCCGCCACCAACCCCCCGACGCCAGACCACTCCGACGCCGGAACGCCTGCGCCGGGCACTGCAAGTGACGTGACATCACCCGAAGCCACCGACCTCCCGTTCTCCTCTCCGAGCCCGCCGGGCACCGCCACCGGTGCGGCACCGTCTCCCCGGGCCGGTCGCCC
The DNA window shown above is from Streptomyces sp. TLI_171 and carries:
- a CDS encoding lantibiotic dehydratase → MLAELGAVAELFDHGHLMRRAARDRFVARYGVGGVCGAPWEFGADVAAAWSEVRVPAELAALRAEFTALAEVDGELALPAGAVRALAGRLPGWTAARPLSYAWFVQRDPADGLLCVNHIYGGWGRFTSRFLDAAPPGAAAEVARQLRAGLGPGARAAQIRPVGGFNANLHPLLLAEEIGPDRHRTALAEADLELVHDRRTDQLRLRIRSTGEPLDVLYLGFLAPIMLPQRLAPLLDDHPNGAVDLRSWLPRTALTAPGGTVLRTPRLRHRQVVLTRRRWHLPPPVLAALRSELAEEARELTVPLAAVARWRSRLGLPEQLFLHPAAEPVTDRTPAEAFAAHLRAPKPQPVDLGNPLHLLHLDRWLARHPGGAVLEEALPAIGGGSGPERTVELVVESYRPARGPATDGESETAPARTGLRNAGGER